The DNA sequence NNNNNNNNNNNNNNNNNNNNNNNNNNNNNNNNNNNNNNNNNNNNNNNNNNNNNNNNNNNNNNNNNNNNNNNNNNNNNNNNNNNNNNNNNNNNNNNNNNNNNNNNNNNNNNNNNNNNNNNNNNNNNNNNNNNNNNNNNNNNNNNNNNNNNNNNNNNNNNNNNNNNNNNNNNNNNNNNNNNNNNNNNNNNNNNNNNNNNNNNNNNNNNNNNNNNNNNNNNNNNNNNNNNNNNNNNNNNNNNNNNNNNNNNNNNNNNNNNNNNNNNNNNNNNNNNNNNNNNNNNNNNNNNNNNNNNNNNNNNNNNNNNNNNNNNNNNNNNNNNNNNNNNNNNNNNNNNNNNNNNNNNNNNNNNNNNNNNNNNNNNNNNNNNNNNNNNNNNNNNNNNNNNNNNNNNNNNNNNNNNNNNNNNNNNNNNNNNNNNNNNNNNNNNNNNNNNNNNNNNNNNNNNNNNNNNNNNNNNNNNNNNNNNNNNNNNNNNNNNNNNNNNNNNNNNNNNNNNNNNNNNNNNNNNNNNNNNNNNNNNNNNNNNNNNNNNNNNNNNNNNNNNNNNNNNNNNNNNNNNNNNNNNNNNNNNNNNNNNNNNNNNNNNNNNNNNNNNNNNNNNNNNNNNNNNNNNNNNNNNNNNNNNNNNNNNNNNNNNNNNNNNNNNNNNNNNNNNNNNNNNNNNNNNNNNNNNNNNNNNNNNNNNNNNNNNNNNNNNNNNNNNNNNNNNNNNNNNNNNNNNNNNNNNNNNNNNNNNNNNNNNNNNNNNNNNNNNNNNNNNNNNNNNNNNNNNNNNNNNNNNNNNNNNNNNNNNNNNNNNNNNNNNNNNNNNNNNNNNNNNNNNNNNNNNNNNNNNNNNNNNNNNNNNNNNNNNNNNNNNNNNNNNNNNNNNNNNNNNNNNNNNNNNNNNNNNNNNNNNNNNNNNNNNNNNNNNNNNNNNNNNNNNNNNNNNNNNNNGTTCCCCGTCATGAGGATGGCGTAGGTTTTCATAAAAAGATAGAGACACATGAGCACACATCCCATCGAACCTTTCCCGGAGTCATGGCAGGTGCGGTGATACCATGCAGTCCACCTCTCACTCTCGGGAGCGCTCGCGTTGTTGTACGCGCTTGTCCAGCAGCAGACTGGGCTACGTGCGGGTACTGCGCTAAAGAGaaacatacacgcacaggtgAACAGGGAGGGCTGACTCACACCaatgcccttctctctcacactctGTTTGATTGAACTGAGATTGACGTACTCGCTCTGCCCGTCGCGTAGGTCAGTTTTCCTTCGGTTAAGGGCATTCAGTCAAACGCAGGTCACTCGCAACAggcagggggaggaagagtaATGGCATGTCTGATCGGCCGAAAGCACTGGGGCAATGATGATGACGGCACGAACATCTTCTGGATGAGATGGCCTGATGAGGGGGCTCGATGAGCAATAGTAGGCACCGGTGTATCTCGGTGCCCCTCTAGTGACACAACAGTAAGTACAAAAATCATAGACGGAAAGACACACCTCAAGTCACACATTAGGTCACGTCTTTGCGGCGTGCCTGGCACCCCGATGTGGCATTGGGCGTCACTTCGTCATCTCCTTCTGCGATTGACGATGTCCGATGCACTGCTGAGCAAAGCGGAGAACGAGGACGATCGGAGTTGAAACGAGGAACCACCCAATAGTTGCGTAGAAAATCATTCGAccacaggaagagaggaaggtggCATAGCCCACCTGGAGGGACTCCTGGAGCGCGTGGGCAGTGAAGGCGGTGACGTCCTCCTCCGTAAGAGACCCTACGAAGCGCGCAAACGAGGGGAGCAGCGCAAACTGGAGGGGAGTGCAGAATAGGTTTGCCGTAGAGCCAAGCACTAGCTCGGCTGTAGTGCATCGTACGTAATACCCAATCATCAGCGTGACCAGCGATGTCACGAGGGGTACCGGAAAGGTGCCGCCCAGCACACCAACAGACACGGCGACCAGCACCTCGGCCCATGTCAACTGTCTCAGCGGCATGAGCaggcgctcgcgcagcgcctgcgttGTACACTGAAAAAAGCGACGCATGAGCTGAGAGCAGATCACGCAGAGCTACACAACTACTATTCCACTGCTGTACAACGAGCGCCACAGTATCGCGGACATACAgtctgcagcgccggcaataatggagagaaaggcgacgcggcggcaaaAGCTCATCCGCTATGGAGTTGTTAGCGAGATAGGCGGGCCGTCCGTCTTTTGCCTTCCCAAATCGCTGAAATAGAGTCCCGCACTGGACACCGACGCAGAGGagtcgagagagagggagcgagagagcgaagagagaaagtgaaTGGTGAAGAGGAACCGAGAAAAGATGCACAGGGAATGCCCTCCTCATGCATGCGCCATTCGTCGAACTCAGGCCATGAGGAATGACGGTCAGGATCACATTGgtgtcccctccccttcacctcAGACAAGCCCTGCCTGACGACCTGCAACGTCGGGCCCACGTGGACGGTGTTGTGGAGGAAGCACAGGAGTCGAggtcctctcctctcccactTGAGGGTAGTGAGGTGCATCTGAAAGGTCCATACATGCCACAATTGTGCCTGTTTACCTGCGCGCGGGTACCTCATTCGATGCGGGCGTGTCCTGGCTCCTGCAGGGGCACATGACGCACTATACTCCGAGGAggaaagcagagagaagaagagagacggccATTGATGTTTGATCCCTCTTCCACTTTACCTGTCGCAGGTGTGGTTTCCCTGCAGGCGCGCTTTGCCCTGTACTCCGCATTGCAGTGGAGCACAGACAACACAAGTGAATAGAGGCCCACAGCGACCTGAGCTGCACCTTTACAGAGGCACAAACAGAGTCCAAGGAGGAACACAaagccctcttcctcgccctcGCAACACAGCACCAGAGGAGGccgtgaagaagagcagaagcACCTGTAGAATCGTCAAGCCGCTCGGTGCGATGGCACAGTGGCCGGGTAGCCAGCTCCGACATTCCTCTACTCCCGCTAACTCGTGGACCTCGCACTCTTGCCGTGGTCACTTCGCCTCCACAatctctcccttctccttcatctGCTTGCGCAGCCGCTTCTCAGACAAAATGTCGGCGGCCACCTCATCGCtcacctcctgcacctcgACCACCTCGGGAATCCAGTGCATAAGCATTCGTTCAATGCCGCTCTTTAGGGTGATGTGCGACGACGGGCACGACTTGCACGCCCCTTCCAGCAGGAGGAAGACGGTG is a window from the Leishmania panamensis strain MHOM/PA/94/PSC-1 chromosome 26 sequence genome containing:
- a CDS encoding hypothetical protein (TriTrypDB/GeneDB-style sysID: LpmP.26.0180), translating into MRRFFQCTTQALRERLLMPLRQLTWAEVLVAVSVGVLGGTFPVPLVTSLVTLMIGYYVRCTTAELVLGSTANLFCTPLQFALLPSFARFVGSLTEEDVTAFTAHALQESLQVGYATFLSSCGRMIFYATIGWFLVSTPIVLVLRFAQQCIGHRQSQKEMTK